The following are encoded in a window of Cycloclasticus pugetii PS-1 genomic DNA:
- a CDS encoding c-type cytochrome, with the protein MSEDKKILSDLGVTIGVLVIIAIVISFVAIGLVDEKPMSAAAEKKVLDRIKPLGELATTLAEAKKASPIVEPPVVVATEPMSAEQVYNTACMACHSTGVAGAPKTGDVAAWAPRIAQGESVLFEHATKGFKGMPARGGSAQLSDADVTAAIDYMVERSQ; encoded by the coding sequence GTGAGTGAAGATAAGAAAATTTTAAGTGACCTAGGTGTCACGATAGGTGTGTTAGTTATTATTGCTATTGTAATTTCTTTTGTAGCGATTGGCCTGGTTGACGAGAAACCGATGTCTGCAGCAGCAGAAAAAAAGGTTTTAGATAGAATTAAACCTTTAGGTGAGTTAGCAACGACGTTAGCCGAGGCTAAAAAAGCTAGTCCAATTGTTGAGCCGCCAGTGGTGGTTGCAACGGAACCTATGTCCGCAGAGCAAGTTTATAATACGGCGTGTATGGCTTGCCATTCAACAGGAGTTGCGGGCGCACCTAAAACAGGTGATGTGGCAGCTTGGGCACCTCGTATTGCACAAGGTGAATCAGTGCTCTTTGAGCACGCGACCAAAGGTTTTAAAGGCATGCCTGCACGAGGTGGTTCTGCTCAATTATCTGATGCAGATGTGACCGCCGCTATTGATTATATGGTTGAGAGAAGTCAGTAA
- a CDS encoding IS3 family transposase has product MRYAFIQSQQHKHPLNRLCSTLNVSTSGYYDWLDRPVSKTQRTNQRLLTKIRCFHQSSRQTYGSPRVHQDLLAAGEHVSVNRVARLMKSAGIQSKMTKRYIVTTNSKNTLSPASDRLKRNFFTVKPNQKWVSDTTFIRTRQGWLYLAMILDLYSRQVIGWGMSDRNNTKLVVDALQMAAVRRDCSEQSVVVHSDQGSTYASGDYQRLLRKNNMLASMSRKGECYDNAVAESFFGTLKTELVDDEDYRTREQAKQSLFEYIEVFYNRQRRHSYLGYVSPDEYERANAL; this is encoded by the coding sequence GTGAGGTACGCATTCATTCAGTCTCAGCAACATAAACATCCGTTAAACCGTTTATGTTCGACTCTCAACGTATCGACTAGTGGTTATTATGATTGGTTAGATAGGCCCGTCAGCAAGACTCAGCGCACAAACCAGCGACTTTTAACCAAGATACGTTGCTTCCACCAATCAAGCCGACAAACCTATGGCTCACCTCGGGTTCATCAAGATCTCTTAGCGGCAGGTGAACACGTTAGCGTTAACCGCGTTGCAAGGCTGATGAAGTCAGCAGGCATACAATCTAAAATGACAAAACGATATATTGTCACGACAAATTCTAAGAATACGTTATCGCCTGCATCTGATCGATTGAAAAGAAACTTTTTTACCGTGAAACCAAATCAAAAGTGGGTGTCGGATACAACGTTTATCCGAACACGTCAGGGCTGGTTATACCTCGCAATGATACTCGACTTATATTCACGTCAAGTTATTGGCTGGGGCATGAGTGATCGTAACAACACAAAGTTAGTTGTTGATGCCTTGCAAATGGCTGCAGTTCGTCGCGACTGTAGTGAACAATCTGTTGTCGTACATTCTGATCAAGGAAGCACCTATGCATCAGGTGATTACCAGCGGTTACTGAGGAAAAACAACATGCTAGCGAGCATGAGCCGAAAAGGTGAATGTTATGATAATGCTGTCGCGGAGAGCTTTTTTGGTACACTTAAAACTGAATTGGTCGACGACGAAGATTACCGGACTAGAGAACAAGCTAAACAAAGCTTATTTGAATATATCGAAGTATTTTACAATCGACAACGAAGGCATTCGTATCTAGGCTATGTTAGTCCAGATGAATATGAACGGGCTAATGCCCTTTAA